In the genome of Myxococcus stipitatus, one region contains:
- the sitA6 gene encoding SitA6 family polymorphic toxin lipoprotein, with protein sequence METMRAVWFSALLLAWSGCSTTLTPTMQQAWEAAELECDTPLEDECVTLLCLGDECGFYRCDEDFARVELARFPPARPPAAAAAPGAGPRRNWGGAQRLPKGAVMTFPNFYGAPEKVIPPSHRLPPGRWEKHHIFPQEEVLSRWFARQGVKIHNYTLPLPYEVHRRIHEVGGKGGQWNDAWRQYMRKNSTASPEEIFKHAGELIYRFQLMGGPIQSYYSRPGT encoded by the coding sequence ATGGAAACCATGAGAGCTGTATGGTTTTCGGCGCTGCTCCTGGCGTGGTCGGGATGTTCAACGACTCTCACGCCGACGATGCAGCAAGCCTGGGAAGCGGCGGAGCTCGAGTGCGACACCCCGCTCGAAGACGAGTGCGTTACGCTACTGTGTCTCGGTGACGAATGTGGCTTCTATCGATGCGATGAGGACTTCGCGCGGGTAGAACTCGCGCGGTTTCCTCCGGCCCGTCCTCCTGCGGCTGCGGCCGCGCCAGGGGCCGGCCCGAGGCGGAACTGGGGCGGTGCCCAGCGCCTCCCCAAGGGCGCGGTGATGACGTTCCCCAACTTCTACGGGGCCCCGGAAAAGGTCATCCCTCCGTCACACAGGCTGCCTCCGGGCAGATGGGAGAAGCACCACATCTTTCCCCAGGAGGAGGTCCTCTCGCGGTGGTTCGCGCGACAGGGCGTGAAGATTCACAACTACACGCTGCCGCTCCCATACGAAGTGCACCGACGAATCCATGAAGTCGGTGGGAAGGGCGGGCAATGGAATGATGCGTGGCGGCAGTACATGAGGAAAAACTCAACCGCATCGCCCGAGGAGATTTTCAAGCACGCGGGCGAACTCATCTACCGGTTCCAGCTCATGGGTGGGCCGATTCAGTCGTACTATTCGCGCCCGGGGACGTGA